In a genomic window of Duncaniella freteri:
- a CDS encoding ADP-ribosylglycohydrolase family protein produces the protein MIGAIIGDIAGSRFEFNNTNDYNFEFFHKDCRYTDDTICTVAVADAILHGVSYKDSILYWCRKYPHPMGAYGGSFSRWLHEDDPQPYNSFGNGAAMRVSPVAWAFDDASDVMRQAMSSAECSHNHYEGIIGAIATAELIFSFRKLPEKDNFVNLIGGLYYGQNWENNLPRPGVFDETCQGCVPLAFHIIKESSSFEDAVRNAVSYGGDSDTLGAIVGSIAEARWGVPIEMQKMALNMLPQDMLKVVTNFIQKCQYK, from the coding sequence ATGATAGGAGCAATAATAGGCGACATTGCCGGTTCTCGTTTCGAGTTCAACAATACGAATGACTATAACTTCGAGTTCTTTCACAAAGATTGCCGTTATACCGATGACACAATATGCACGGTTGCCGTTGCAGACGCTATTCTACACGGCGTGAGCTATAAAGATAGCATCTTGTATTGGTGTCGCAAATATCCGCATCCTATGGGCGCGTATGGTGGCTCTTTCTCACGTTGGCTGCATGAAGATGACCCGCAACCGTACAATTCATTCGGGAATGGTGCTGCAATGCGAGTATCGCCGGTTGCATGGGCATTTGATGATGCAAGCGATGTTATGCGTCAAGCTATGTCAAGCGCGGAATGCTCACACAATCACTATGAGGGTATCATTGGGGCAATAGCGACTGCGGAGTTGATTTTTTCATTTCGCAAGCTGCCGGAAAAAGATAACTTTGTGAATCTAATCGGAGGACTGTATTACGGTCAAAATTGGGAAAACAATTTGCCGCGTCCTGGCGTTTTCGATGAAACTTGTCAAGGCTGCGTGCCACTCGCATTTCACATCATCAAAGAGAGTTCATCATTTGAAGATGCTGTGCGTAATGCCGTAAGCTACGGCGGCGATTCAGACACGCTCGGCGCAATAGTCGGCTCAATAGCTGAAGCTCGTTGGGGTGTGCCTATCGAGATGCAAAAGATGGCTCTGAATATGCTTCCACAAGATATGCTCAAAGTCGTTACTAACTTCATACAAAAGTGTCAATACAAATGA
- a CDS encoding DUF6706 family protein produces the protein MKNLEALSRLCNAIANTFYPDSATLNFALFNEGIEAQAEATPKDAKLFRVAIRLVMGYVESSRSENGVSTSVREDSVKESLSYWCKQYGLDADEELGDYLRTIDDATNLW, from the coding sequence GTGAAGAATCTCGAAGCATTAAGCAGACTTTGCAATGCAATCGCGAATACCTTTTACCCGGATAGCGCGACACTCAACTTCGCGCTATTCAATGAGGGTATCGAGGCACAAGCTGAAGCCACCCCGAAAGATGCAAAACTCTTTCGGGTGGCGATTCGCCTTGTCATGGGATATGTCGAAAGCAGCCGGAGCGAAAACGGCGTATCGACTTCAGTACGCGAGGATTCCGTAAAAGAATCTCTATCGTATTGGTGCAAGCAATACGGACTTGATGCAGACGAGGAACTTGGCGACTATTTACGGACGATTGATGATGCCACTAATCTTTGGTAA
- a CDS encoding RNA-directed DNA polymerase, whose protein sequence is MKRIGNLYEKIISLENLRLADEKARRGKLRSYGVRLHDKNREANIIALHEQLKNRAFVNSPYSTFTIYEPKERLIFRLPYYPDRILHHAIMNVLEPIWVSTFTVDTYSCIKGRGIHGAMRKVKKALRDKENTRYCLKIDVRKFYPSIDHDILKQVVRRKIKCADTLKLLDTIIDSTDGVPIGNYLSQYFANLMLAYFDHWIKEVKRIKYYFRYADDMVFLSSSKEELQALLKDIKAYLATLKLNLKGNEQVFPIAESRNDKHGRGLDFVGFVFYHNQTLIRKGIKKNFCRAAARLNKRSDISAADYKQQLCSWFGWAKVCNSKHLLKTIIKPQFYETCILR, encoded by the coding sequence ATGAAGCGAATAGGAAACTTATATGAGAAAATAATCTCATTGGAGAATCTTCGACTTGCCGATGAAAAGGCGAGGCGCGGAAAACTTCGCTCCTACGGTGTGCGACTTCACGACAAGAACCGTGAAGCCAACATCATCGCGCTTCACGAGCAACTGAAGAATCGGGCGTTTGTCAATTCGCCCTATTCGACATTCACAATCTACGAGCCGAAAGAACGATTGATTTTCCGACTGCCGTACTATCCCGACCGCATACTCCACCATGCAATAATGAATGTGTTAGAGCCTATTTGGGTATCAACATTTACAGTTGACACATACAGTTGCATCAAAGGTCGCGGCATTCACGGCGCAATGCGGAAAGTCAAGAAAGCACTTCGCGACAAAGAGAACACGCGCTATTGCCTTAAAATAGACGTGCGCAAGTTCTATCCGTCTATTGACCACGACATACTGAAGCAAGTTGTCCGGCGAAAAATCAAATGCGCCGACACGCTCAAACTCTTAGACACGATAATTGACAGCACTGACGGCGTGCCTATCGGAAACTACCTAAGCCAATACTTCGCCAATCTCATGCTTGCTTACTTCGACCATTGGATTAAAGAAGTCAAGCGTATAAAGTATTATTTCCGATATGCTGACGATATGGTGTTTCTCTCATCGAGCAAAGAGGAACTTCAAGCGTTGCTCAAAGACATAAAAGCATACCTCGCTACACTCAAATTGAATCTAAAGGGTAATGAGCAAGTGTTTCCAATCGCCGAGAGCCGAAACGACAAACACGGTCGCGGATTGGATTTTGTCGGTTTCGTCTTCTATCACAATCAGACGCTGATACGCAAAGGCATCAAGAAGAATTTTTGCCGCGCAGCAGCCCGATTGAACAAACGCAGTGACATATCCGCCGCCGATTACAAACAACAGCTTTGCAGTTGGTTTGGATGGGCGAAAGTATGCAACTCAAAACATCTACTAAAAACAATCATCAAACCCCAATTTTATGAAACGTGCATTTTACGATGA
- a CDS encoding phage holin family protein, whose protein sequence is MEHHSLHEAMQALLSSLFCDFYDTMQGWLYAAIAFILADLRFGILAAKKRGDEIRGSRMRRRTMNKVLDYSCWMFVAYTCRNSFGALFGVPVVSAAIVMYVYLNELASIGNNYADYKGLKKKLNFWKLVPGRHDIERALEDVEPKSTVKDESVNT, encoded by the coding sequence ATGGAACATCACTCTCTACACGAAGCCATGCAGGCGTTGCTCTCATCGCTCTTTTGTGACTTCTACGACACAATGCAAGGGTGGTTGTACGCAGCGATAGCATTCATATTGGCAGACCTTCGATTCGGCATATTAGCCGCGAAAAAACGTGGAGATGAAATAAGAGGCTCACGTATGCGCCGCCGCACTATGAACAAAGTACTCGATTACTCGTGTTGGATGTTTGTCGCCTACACGTGTCGCAATTCATTCGGTGCGCTATTCGGCGTGCCGGTCGTATCTGCCGCAATAGTAATGTACGTGTACCTCAACGAACTTGCAAGCATAGGAAACAACTATGCAGACTACAAAGGGCTTAAAAAAAAGTTGAACTTTTGGAAGCTCGTACCCGGACGGCATGACATTGAACGTGCCTTAGAAGATGTTGAACCCAAAAGCACAGTTAAAGATGAAAGTGTTAATACTTGA
- a CDS encoding ADP-ribosyltransferase, with amino-acid sequence MAKKQNDIDPKSATQARIKRTEAYAERVRTLFAATVNEILALNRSMPQLDEGEMFSFAGESMKRQKEVERLLRQLHAVATMAIEKGIKLEWAQANEECDKLVQSCFGKRALSSPEFSAWTQRNNAAMNAFIARSEKGLNLSQRVWKAVEQLRDEMEVAITVSVGEGESAAQMSRKVRQYLNDPDLMFRRFRYKDPESGEWRRKWKKRIKDPATGKVKWIDYDKRTYQDQWTGRGYYKSSAQNAMRVARTETNIAYRRADNERWQQMDFVLGQRVNLSRSHPKKDICDKLAGDYPVDFVFDGWHPQCFCFVTPILMDEDEMAKVSEAFLRGEKYVPRGKRITDYPDNFKQWVSEHKEDIAQSRDRGTEPYFIRNNAMAIDEILDPSLKKLTPQQIAAKRHEARTPEQEDEIRRRWKERSERIEAEKRHSRQVNATANNVLNAAAKRFASFGISTAELEEAIKSGNTALIQAQTRTLALAMSAKQQLIKATAKKVNSIADGYSEVDTTALNEALASGNLEAIHKQTRALAQSVLAMKKAEQALSAIIPDAHTWHEQFTLAELQQVYAAVESKLANISTLPLYEQVKAIEKEIKWVSDPTYLKPHKQYPTWNVAQDAYMKKLDEVKKQIAVAEAKDTIDKLKVYVASHPKATTVANAVLEAELLLASGGDMLTIKAKIDYAQKRKELQEKAAAQKAVKGSKIGEVTFKELSKKRQKELLDDYKVNTVEGMDDVMRPATEEAWKGLIEEERMLLTKYTQTYSYLNEPLRNMSYCGGRAKDEYDNDMPKITAALSRVKTKQDMVVRRGTSDYYIPEIGKNLSQAEVGDTFIDGAFLSTACHRDKGFGGSVNMIILIPKGAQGIFAEPFTHYNAGYYDYQTRIWNGTEKVGLGGEFEWIGQRGSRFKVIRKSGKNLYLMLIGQQFTQPTGMTK; translated from the coding sequence ATGGCAAAGAAGCAAAATGACATAGACCCCAAGAGCGCGACACAAGCGCGAATAAAGCGTACTGAAGCATACGCCGAGCGTGTGCGCACGTTGTTCGCGGCAACAGTCAATGAAATTCTCGCTTTGAATCGCTCTATGCCGCAGCTTGACGAGGGCGAGATGTTTTCTTTCGCCGGAGAATCAATGAAGCGACAAAAGGAAGTTGAGCGGTTACTCCGTCAGCTTCATGCAGTCGCGACTATGGCTATCGAAAAAGGCATCAAACTCGAATGGGCGCAAGCTAATGAAGAATGTGACAAGCTCGTGCAATCGTGCTTTGGCAAACGCGCATTATCTTCACCCGAATTTTCGGCATGGACTCAACGTAACAATGCGGCGATGAACGCTTTTATCGCTCGAAGTGAAAAGGGGTTGAATTTGTCACAGCGAGTATGGAAAGCCGTCGAGCAGCTACGCGATGAAATGGAAGTCGCGATAACAGTTTCAGTCGGAGAGGGAGAATCGGCGGCGCAAATGTCGCGCAAAGTCCGTCAGTACCTCAACGACCCGGACTTGATGTTTCGCCGATTCAGATATAAAGACCCTGAATCCGGCGAATGGCGGCGCAAATGGAAGAAGCGTATCAAAGACCCGGCAACCGGCAAAGTCAAATGGATAGACTACGACAAGCGTACTTATCAAGACCAATGGACTGGGCGCGGCTATTACAAGTCTTCAGCTCAAAACGCTATGCGTGTTGCTCGAACTGAAACGAATATCGCATATCGCAGAGCAGACAATGAACGGTGGCAACAAATGGACTTTGTTCTCGGTCAACGTGTCAATCTCTCACGCTCGCACCCGAAAAAAGACATTTGCGACAAGCTCGCAGGTGATTATCCGGTTGATTTTGTCTTTGACGGTTGGCATCCGCAATGCTTTTGTTTCGTTACTCCGATTCTGATGGATGAAGATGAAATGGCGAAAGTATCAGAAGCGTTTTTGCGTGGCGAAAAGTATGTGCCGAGGGGCAAGCGAATAACTGACTACCCGGACAATTTCAAACAGTGGGTGTCAGAGCATAAAGAAGACATCGCACAATCTCGCGATAGAGGCACAGAACCGTACTTTATCCGCAACAACGCTATGGCGATAGATGAAATACTTGACCCGTCATTAAAGAAGCTCACACCGCAGCAAATCGCGGCGAAACGGCATGAAGCGAGAACGCCGGAGCAAGAGGACGAGATTCGCCGCCGTTGGAAAGAGCGAAGCGAGAGAATCGAAGCCGAAAAAAGACATTCGCGACAAGTCAACGCTACTGCAAACAACGTACTCAATGCAGCCGCCAAGCGGTTTGCATCTTTCGGCATATCTACCGCCGAACTCGAAGAAGCAATCAAGAGCGGAAACACAGCACTCATTCAAGCGCAGACACGGACGCTCGCACTCGCTATGTCAGCAAAACAGCAGCTTATCAAAGCAACTGCCAAAAAGGTCAATAGTATTGCTGACGGTTATAGCGAAGTCGATACGACCGCACTCAACGAAGCTCTTGCATCCGGCAATCTTGAAGCGATACACAAGCAGACACGCGCCCTCGCTCAAAGTGTACTCGCGATGAAGAAAGCCGAGCAAGCATTGTCAGCTATAATCCCGGATGCTCACACTTGGCACGAACAATTCACGCTTGCAGAACTGCAACAAGTGTATGCCGCCGTTGAATCGAAACTCGCGAACATATCGACACTTCCATTATACGAGCAAGTCAAAGCGATTGAGAAAGAAATCAAGTGGGTATCTGACCCTACATATCTGAAGCCGCATAAGCAATATCCGACTTGGAATGTAGCTCAAGATGCTTATATGAAGAAGCTCGATGAAGTTAAGAAGCAAATAGCAGTAGCGGAGGCGAAAGACACTATCGACAAACTGAAAGTGTATGTCGCTTCACACCCGAAAGCCACTACGGTCGCTAATGCTGTCTTGGAAGCAGAATTGTTGCTTGCATCCGGCGGCGATATGCTTACGATTAAAGCGAAGATTGACTACGCCCAAAAACGAAAAGAACTACAAGAAAAAGCAGCAGCGCAAAAAGCTGTCAAGGGTAGCAAAATCGGTGAAGTCACATTTAAGGAGCTATCAAAAAAGCGACAAAAAGAGTTGCTCGATGATTACAAAGTCAATACAGTAGAGGGCATGGATGATGTGATGCGTCCGGCTACTGAAGAAGCATGGAAAGGACTTATCGAAGAAGAACGTATGTTGCTCACTAAATATACGCAGACATATAGCTACCTCAACGAGCCATTGCGTAATATGTCATATTGTGGCGGACGAGCGAAAGATGAATATGACAATGATATGCCGAAAATAACCGCAGCTTTGAGCCGTGTTAAGACAAAGCAAGATATGGTCGTAAGGCGAGGTACGAGCGATTATTATATTCCGGAAATCGGCAAGAATTTGAGCCAAGCCGAAGTTGGCGATACGTTCATTGACGGCGCATTCTTATCAACGGCGTGTCACCGAGATAAGGGATTCGGCGGCTCTGTTAATATGATTATTTTGATACCGAAGGGCGCACAAGGCATATTCGCAGAACCGTTCACTCATTATAACGCCGGTTATTATGACTATCAGACCCGAATATGGAACGGTACTGAAAAAGTGGGGTTAGGAGGTGAGTTTGAATGGATAGGTCAGCGCGGCAGTAGATTCAAAGTAATCAGAAAGAGCGGCAAAAATTTATACTTAATGTTAATCGGTCAGCAGTTCACACAGCCAACCGGTATGACGAAGTAA
- a CDS encoding N-acetylmuramoyl-L-alanine amidase — translation MKVLILDNGHGKNTPGKCSPDKRILEYEWARDMVRRIAEKACLAGIHTEIVVPEESDIPLRERVRRVNALCAKYGTQNCALISVHINAAGNEGKWLNARGWTGWVAPKSSQKSKTLARLLYIEASRAGLQGNRLPSSSCYWVGNFAIVRDTKCPAVLTENLFQDNKDDVEYLVSESGKEAIATLHIDAIKKYFENN, via the coding sequence ATGAAAGTGTTAATACTTGACAACGGACACGGAAAGAACACGCCCGGAAAATGCAGCCCCGACAAGAGAATACTTGAATACGAGTGGGCGCGTGATATGGTGCGCCGTATTGCAGAGAAAGCGTGTTTAGCTGGAATCCATACCGAAATTGTTGTGCCGGAAGAATCAGACATACCGCTAAGGGAGCGTGTGCGCAGAGTAAATGCGTTGTGCGCCAAATACGGAACACAGAATTGCGCATTAATCTCGGTGCATATCAACGCTGCCGGAAACGAAGGGAAGTGGCTCAATGCGCGTGGATGGACCGGGTGGGTTGCTCCCAAATCATCGCAGAAGTCGAAGACTCTTGCACGATTGCTATACATTGAAGCAAGCCGAGCCGGATTGCAGGGCAATCGACTGCCCTCATCATCGTGCTATTGGGTAGGAAACTTCGCAATCGTGCGTGACACAAAATGCCCGGCGGTGCTTACCGAGAATCTATTTCAAGACAACAAAGATGATGTTGAATATCTCGTAAGCGAGTCTGGCAAAGAAGCCATAGCCACGTTACACATTGACGCGATAAAAAAGTATTTCGAGAACAACTAA
- a CDS encoding DUF932 domain-containing protein — translation MITETTLENKMFDFDKAKVQTLSLAQLERTHRENDVYGKPLRGIYHFELLQTLINECNNLGYNVEVYDLFAAQNKDRSTPGVVLLPQVEAQYGERAFEAHILRRVFANIRITDFDDEEKTTNLAVAFHQKGIQVGFGNMVKICHNQTMLCADKYIATYNERGKGRGEAITIPQVLDVVKSWLVDARHIIVTEREKIERMKEIEVGVQQALLLIGMLTAIRVKCDSAYPTIKENRVYPLNQAQITKFTESLLLKYHDTPSVSAWDLYNAATDLYKADSMDIPALMPQNRAMVQFLNEQFNI, via the coding sequence ATGATTACTGAAACCACTCTCGAAAACAAGATGTTTGACTTCGACAAAGCGAAAGTTCAAACGCTCTCACTCGCTCAATTAGAGCGCACACACCGTGAAAACGATGTCTACGGCAAGCCGCTTCGTGGTATCTATCACTTCGAGCTGCTGCAAACGCTCATCAACGAGTGCAACAACCTCGGCTATAACGTAGAGGTTTATGACCTCTTTGCCGCGCAGAACAAAGACCGCAGCACTCCCGGCGTGGTGCTGCTCCCACAAGTCGAAGCACAATACGGCGAAAGAGCCTTTGAAGCTCACATATTGCGCCGCGTCTTCGCTAACATCCGTATAACTGACTTCGATGATGAGGAAAAGACAACAAACCTCGCAGTCGCTTTCCATCAGAAAGGCATTCAAGTCGGCTTCGGAAACATGGTCAAAATCTGCCACAATCAAACTATGCTTTGCGCCGACAAGTATATCGCCACATACAATGAGCGCGGCAAAGGGCGCGGCGAAGCTATCACGATTCCGCAAGTTCTCGATGTTGTCAAGTCGTGGCTTGTAGATGCCAGGCACATCATCGTGACCGAGCGCGAAAAGATAGAGCGCATGAAAGAGATTGAGGTCGGCGTTCAACAAGCTCTCTTGCTCATCGGTATGCTGACCGCAATTCGCGTTAAGTGCGACTCTGCATATCCGACAATCAAGGAGAATCGCGTCTATCCGCTCAATCAAGCTCAAATAACAAAGTTCACGGAGAGCTTGTTGCTGAAGTATCACGATACACCAAGCGTTTCAGCGTGGGACTTGTATAACGCCGCGACTGACCTTTACAAAGCTGACTCGATGGATATTCCGGCACTCATGCCGCAGAATCGCGCAATGGTGCAATTCCTCAACGAGCAATTCAATATCTGA
- a CDS encoding phage portal protein → MQFLQVTTNLINRIAGRKQEFDELLASGDISQIRSKMRTNGRAADSAMREYDTATHEVMSRKDKILTDKKGNRRGVQHLWKLPIPYQAYINEIALVFLYGRPVKWTQVSEGTDEAFAKFLDVIKRTRFNSKIRQCKRLAGKETESAMLFRVFKDDDGNPDVQIRVLAKSKGDEIYTRWDQYENLISVAWGYNVREKEDKVVYHFDIFTPEFIYRCTKKSLGWQVEKEINFIGKIPIILFQQEKEWEGVEHLINREEWIASRNADTNDYFADPIAVYNADVIKNLPEKGDVGKALYTNNKDGVQNAMAYVTWDNAPQSKKDELDFLEAHILSKSFTPNITLDTLKSISQLSAKALRTVMMLADIKASKRKESHDELLDRTGSLIGAIIGNVLDVSLKSQCDELSVAHEFQEPFGEDIEADIKNITACLDAEIMSNETAIEKNPLISDTALEKERIKAEADERMKQQQSIFGDDGGEAGAQSFSDGDDEEDGEEDEEKKPGDEKKSKKEKK, encoded by the coding sequence ATGCAGTTTTTGCAAGTAACGACTAACCTCATCAACCGAATTGCCGGAAGAAAGCAAGAGTTTGATGAACTACTCGCTTCCGGCGACATATCGCAGATTCGGTCGAAGATGCGCACCAACGGACGCGCAGCAGACAGCGCGATGCGTGAGTATGACACCGCAACGCACGAAGTAATGTCCCGAAAGGATAAGATTCTAACCGACAAGAAAGGCAACCGGCGTGGGGTGCAACACTTGTGGAAGCTCCCCATTCCGTATCAAGCCTATATCAACGAAATCGCGCTTGTGTTTCTCTACGGTCGCCCGGTTAAGTGGACACAAGTTTCCGAGGGTACTGACGAAGCGTTTGCAAAGTTCCTCGATGTAATCAAGCGCACCCGATTCAACAGTAAGATACGCCAATGCAAGCGACTCGCCGGAAAGGAAACAGAGAGCGCGATGCTATTCCGCGTGTTCAAAGACGATGACGGCAACCCGGACGTGCAGATTCGCGTACTCGCCAAGAGCAAAGGCGATGAGATATACACACGTTGGGACCAGTACGAGAATCTAATCTCGGTGGCATGGGGATATAACGTGCGCGAAAAAGAGGATAAAGTCGTATATCACTTCGACATCTTCACGCCGGAATTTATATACCGATGCACAAAGAAGTCCCTCGGGTGGCAAGTTGAGAAAGAAATCAACTTCATAGGCAAGATTCCTATCATTCTTTTTCAGCAAGAGAAAGAATGGGAGGGCGTAGAGCATCTTATCAACCGCGAGGAATGGATAGCGTCAAGAAACGCCGATACCAATGACTACTTCGCCGACCCTATTGCCGTGTATAACGCCGATGTTATCAAGAATCTGCCCGAAAAAGGAGATGTCGGCAAAGCTCTATACACGAACAATAAAGACGGTGTTCAAAACGCAATGGCTTATGTCACGTGGGATAACGCTCCACAGTCGAAGAAAGATGAGCTTGACTTCCTCGAAGCTCATATACTCTCAAAGTCATTCACGCCGAACATCACTCTCGACACGCTCAAATCAATCTCGCAACTCTCGGCAAAGGCATTGCGCACGGTTATGATGCTTGCAGACATCAAGGCATCGAAGCGCAAAGAAAGCCACGATGAACTACTTGACCGCACCGGCTCTCTCATTGGAGCAATCATCGGCAATGTACTCGATGTGTCGCTCAAAAGTCAGTGTGACGAATTGAGCGTTGCTCACGAGTTTCAAGAGCCGTTCGGAGAAGACATCGAAGCTGACATCAAGAACATCACAGCTTGCCTCGATGCAGAAATCATGTCGAATGAAACAGCTATCGAAAAGAATCCTCTTATTTCTGACACGGCACTCGAAAAAGAACGCATCAAAGCTGAAGCAGACGAGCGAATGAAACAGCAACAGTCTATATTCGGCGATGATGGAGGCGAAGCCGGAGCGCAATCATTCTCTGACGGTGACGATGAAGAAGACGGAGAGGAAGATGAGGAAAAGAAGCCTGGCGATGAGAAGAAATCGAAAAAAGAAAAGAAATGA
- a CDS encoding major capsid protein E — protein sequence MPKEFLSSSVFGDLTKEVQIRFDAASELNKQLFDQVIFERYMHWDDPTIELDFEELIGKYNITIAAPTIGENAAEPIMGTSGVETLKETLVNHALTLPMLMKTYRKILSLLDSKLIKDEDKRNRLINLMMGDVKTVVNAVYGKLDMIFLGALSNEGTFTFDETTNPEGGVKGSISFNQPGENIASCKTAWTLANIDTVDCFEDIQAILDASQDKVALAKALLSPSRLSYMCRTKKMKQLIWGTDKSSKPVLLRDINEFMETNNYPIFEPIRRIVRIQKGREAIPYTPWNQDNIVFVPAGELGVVKNAYSDCELKPDDGVSYANYGRIVTSLWSVGQKEGSKHTEYTKAESQSLPVITEMNGIYTLKTVVS from the coding sequence ATGCCAAAGGAATTTTTATCCAGCTCCGTCTTTGGTGACCTCACCAAAGAGGTGCAGATACGATTCGATGCTGCAAGTGAACTCAACAAGCAGCTTTTCGACCAAGTTATCTTTGAGCGATATATGCACTGGGATGACCCCACAATCGAACTCGATTTTGAAGAGTTAATCGGCAAGTACAACATCACGATAGCCGCACCGACTATCGGAGAAAACGCAGCCGAGCCGATTATGGGTACTTCGGGTGTAGAAACACTCAAAGAAACTCTCGTAAACCACGCCCTCACGCTCCCGATGCTGATGAAGACGTACCGAAAGATTCTTTCGTTGCTCGACAGCAAGCTCATCAAGGATGAGGACAAAAGAAACCGCCTCATAAATCTTATGATGGGCGATGTTAAGACCGTTGTCAACGCGGTTTACGGCAAACTCGATATGATATTCCTCGGCGCACTCTCCAACGAAGGTACGTTCACTTTCGATGAAACAACCAACCCGGAGGGCGGTGTCAAAGGCTCTATCTCGTTCAATCAGCCCGGCGAGAACATCGCAAGCTGCAAGACCGCTTGGACTCTCGCCAATATCGACACTGTGGATTGCTTTGAGGACATTCAAGCTATCCTTGACGCATCGCAGGATAAGGTCGCGCTTGCAAAAGCTCTACTCTCGCCCTCCCGACTCTCGTATATGTGTCGCACAAAGAAGATGAAGCAGCTTATTTGGGGTACTGACAAGTCCTCAAAGCCGGTACTTCTCCGCGACATAAACGAGTTTATGGAGACGAACAACTACCCGATATTCGAGCCTATCCGTCGAATAGTACGCATTCAGAAAGGGCGTGAGGCTATTCCTTACACCCCGTGGAATCAAGACAACATCGTATTCGTCCCTGCCGGCGAACTTGGCGTTGTCAAGAATGCCTACTCGGATTGCGAGTTGAAGCCGGATGACGGAGTGTCGTATGCCAACTACGGCCGCATTGTCACTTCTCTGTGGAGTGTCGGTCAGAAAGAGGGCTCGAAGCACACTGAATATACCAAGGCTGAATCACAGTCGCTGCCGGTTATTACCGAAATGAACGGTATCTATACCCTCAAAACAGTAGTATCGTAA